The following proteins come from a genomic window of Pyxidicoccus sp. MSG2:
- a CDS encoding response regulator — MVDPKLATVLNVNDDDANRYLVNRILEMAGFKVLEAATGMAALLMAEQHRPDVIVLDVKLPDISGYEVCERLRANPGTAAMAVLHTSATFVTSDKKVRALDGGADAYLTQPFEASELIATVKSLLRLRHAEQAARLRAEELAEMDRRKDEFLAMLAHELRNPLAAIMTAIGILERKPADDPKESRMRGIIQRQTHHLARLVDDLLDVSRITRDRVELRLSRVDLLAVLQQVLQVARPMAESRGLGVEVSLPREPLWVHADATRLEQVFTNLLDNASKYTDGGHISLRVEHEGVDGSAKAVVRVKDTGIGIPADVLPYIFDLFAQADTSLERSRGGLGIGLTLVRKLVRMHGGEVHAFSDGPGRGSEFVVKLPLLHEVAVPADSGKGTDTRRNGRRILLVEDNSDARQAMRDLLELWGHQVAVAPDGLQGLALALTQSPELALVDIGLPGMDGYRVAEELRSRVGQRIRLVAITGYGGPEGHDRALRAGFDRHLVKPVKPDELDRLISTL, encoded by the coding sequence GTGGTTGACCCCAAGCTGGCCACCGTCCTCAACGTCAACGACGACGACGCCAACCGCTACCTCGTCAACCGCATCCTGGAGATGGCGGGCTTCAAGGTGCTGGAGGCCGCCACCGGCATGGCGGCGCTCCTCATGGCGGAGCAGCACCGCCCGGACGTCATCGTCCTGGACGTGAAGCTGCCGGACATCAGCGGCTATGAAGTCTGCGAGCGGCTGCGCGCCAACCCCGGCACCGCGGCCATGGCGGTGCTGCACACCTCCGCCACCTTCGTCACCTCCGACAAGAAGGTGCGCGCCCTGGACGGCGGCGCGGACGCGTACCTCACCCAGCCCTTCGAGGCCTCGGAGCTCATCGCCACGGTGAAGTCGCTCCTGCGCCTGCGCCACGCGGAGCAGGCCGCGCGCCTGCGCGCCGAGGAACTGGCGGAGATGGACCGGCGCAAGGACGAGTTCCTCGCCATGCTCGCGCACGAGCTGCGCAACCCGCTGGCCGCCATCATGACGGCCATTGGCATCCTGGAGCGCAAGCCCGCGGACGACCCCAAGGAGTCGCGCATGCGCGGCATCATCCAGCGCCAGACGCACCACCTGGCGCGGCTCGTGGACGACCTGCTCGACGTGAGCCGGATTACGCGCGACAGGGTGGAGCTGCGCCTGTCCCGGGTGGACCTGCTCGCCGTCCTGCAGCAGGTGCTCCAGGTGGCGCGCCCCATGGCCGAGTCGCGCGGGCTGGGGGTGGAGGTGTCGCTGCCGCGCGAGCCCCTGTGGGTGCACGCGGACGCCACCCGGCTGGAGCAGGTCTTCACCAACCTGCTGGACAACGCCTCCAAGTACACGGACGGCGGCCACATCAGCCTGCGCGTGGAGCACGAGGGCGTGGACGGCTCGGCGAAGGCGGTGGTGCGGGTGAAGGACACCGGCATCGGCATCCCCGCGGACGTGCTGCCCTACATCTTCGACCTGTTCGCCCAGGCGGACACGTCCCTGGAGCGCTCGCGCGGGGGCCTGGGCATCGGCCTGACGCTGGTGCGCAAGCTGGTGCGGATGCACGGCGGCGAGGTGCACGCCTTCAGCGACGGCCCGGGCCGGGGCAGCGAGTTCGTGGTGAAGCTGCCGCTGCTGCACGAGGTGGCCGTCCCCGCCGACAGCGGGAAGGGCACGGACACGCGGCGCAACGGGCGGCGCATCCTCCTGGTGGAGGACAACTCGGACGCGCGCCAGGCCATGCGGGATTTGCTCGAGCTGTGGGGTCACCAGGTGGCGGTGGCGCCGGACGGCCTGCAGGGACTGGCGCTGGCGCTGACGCAGTCACCGGAGCTGGCGCTGGTGGACATCGGCCTGCCGGGGATGGACGGGTACCGGGTGGCGGAGGAGCTGCGCTCGCGGGTGGGGCAGCGCATCCGCCTGGTGGCGATTACGGGCTACGGCGGTCCGGAGGGGCATGACCGCGCGCTGCGCGCGGGGTTCGACCGGCACCTCGTCAAGCCGGTGAAGCCAGACGAGCTGGATCGGCTCATCTCCACGTTGTGA
- a CDS encoding helix-turn-helix transcriptional regulator: MDKKLATTIGAAARAARTRLELTQADVAERIDVATEVYGRLERGGMLPSVQTLLKLCHELHVSADELLGLSASHGASNASRASEPPPSPQERPEVRRLLRTVRQLDPSKVKLLGLVANALGRR; this comes from the coding sequence ATGGACAAGAAACTCGCAACCACCATCGGAGCAGCGGCGCGCGCCGCCCGGACCCGCCTGGAGCTCACGCAGGCCGACGTAGCCGAGCGCATCGATGTGGCCACCGAGGTGTACGGGCGCCTGGAGCGCGGCGGCATGCTCCCCAGCGTGCAGACACTGCTGAAGCTGTGTCACGAGCTGCACGTCTCCGCGGACGAGCTGCTGGGCCTGTCCGCCTCGCACGGCGCATCCAACGCCTCGCGCGCCAGCGAGCCGCCGCCCTCTCCCCAGGAGCGGCCCGAGGTTCGCCGCCTGCTGCGCACCGTGCGCCAGCTGGACCCCTCGAAGGTGAAGCTGCTGGGCCTGGTCGCCAACGCGCTGGGGCGGCGCTGA
- a CDS encoding methyl-accepting chemotaxis protein, whose product MSLGRQSLLVKLCVAMGVVALPLLLAILAYVLPQLRAQLHEDRVRGLRQAVETAYGILESYEARERAGTLTRQEAQAQAAALLQGLRYSGVEYFWVNDLDTKLVMHPHLPAMLGKDLTGYRDVRGRPVFVDIVKLARARGEGSVAYEATRPGSPDAIPKESYVKLFPPWGWVLGTGVYVEDIDREVAEVRQRILVAVGGALVLALLAGAYVSRRVVRPVRALADAAHRVSRGELDVRLAVPSADEVGRLTEAFNGMVAGLREVVAALVEAAGATAADAERIRVSADALSLTTREQSESLQRAAEAVQGMSARVSQGAEAARTAAETAADNGEVAREGGTVVGHASKKMAEIVEVVERSAQTVARMQASGRVTGDMLRLIQQVADETQMLAVNTAIEAARAGQHGKGFSVVAGEVRKLANRTRDAAGQVQSLLGQNETDTAAAAELMRQGTAKVREGLNLSSAAGDALARLVAGVREIGEHVERMAEENARQSASGESIAGRIQQLSVRSTESVAGVQQIARSVEDLQSRASRLKELAARFTARVAGGKPPRT is encoded by the coding sequence ATGTCGCTTGGACGGCAAAGCCTGCTGGTGAAGCTCTGTGTGGCGATGGGAGTGGTGGCGCTACCACTGCTGCTCGCCATCCTCGCCTACGTGCTGCCGCAGCTTCGGGCGCAGCTCCACGAGGACCGGGTGCGGGGCCTGCGGCAGGCGGTGGAGACGGCCTACGGCATCCTGGAGTCCTACGAAGCGCGCGAGCGCGCCGGGACGCTGACGCGGCAGGAGGCGCAGGCCCAGGCGGCGGCGCTGCTGCAGGGGCTGCGCTACTCGGGGGTGGAGTACTTCTGGGTCAATGATTTGGACACGAAGCTCGTCATGCACCCGCACCTGCCGGCGATGCTGGGCAAGGATTTGACGGGCTACCGGGACGTGCGCGGCCGGCCGGTGTTCGTGGACATCGTGAAGCTGGCACGCGCCCGGGGTGAGGGCTCGGTGGCGTACGAGGCCACGCGGCCGGGCTCGCCGGACGCCATCCCCAAGGAGAGCTACGTGAAGCTCTTCCCGCCGTGGGGGTGGGTGCTGGGCACGGGCGTGTACGTGGAGGACATCGACCGGGAGGTGGCCGAGGTGCGCCAGCGCATCCTGGTGGCGGTGGGTGGCGCGCTGGTGCTGGCGCTCTTGGCGGGCGCGTACGTGTCGCGGCGGGTGGTGCGGCCGGTGCGGGCGCTGGCGGACGCGGCGCACCGGGTGTCGCGGGGAGAGCTGGACGTGCGGCTGGCGGTGCCCTCGGCGGACGAGGTGGGCCGGCTGACGGAGGCCTTCAACGGCATGGTGGCGGGGCTGCGCGAGGTGGTGGCCGCGCTGGTGGAGGCGGCGGGGGCCACGGCGGCGGACGCCGAGCGAATCCGGGTGTCGGCGGACGCGCTGTCACTCACCACGCGGGAGCAGTCGGAGTCGCTGCAGCGCGCGGCGGAGGCGGTGCAGGGAATGAGCGCGCGGGTGTCACAGGGCGCGGAAGCGGCGCGCACGGCGGCGGAGACGGCGGCGGACAACGGCGAGGTGGCGCGGGAGGGCGGCACGGTGGTGGGCCACGCGTCGAAGAAGATGGCGGAAATCGTGGAGGTAGTGGAGCGCTCGGCGCAGACGGTGGCGCGGATGCAGGCGTCCGGGCGGGTGACGGGGGACATGCTGCGGCTCATCCAGCAGGTGGCGGACGAGACGCAGATGCTGGCGGTGAACACGGCGATTGAAGCGGCGCGCGCGGGCCAGCACGGCAAGGGCTTCTCGGTGGTCGCGGGCGAGGTGCGCAAGCTGGCGAACCGCACGCGCGACGCCGCGGGGCAGGTGCAGTCACTGCTGGGCCAGAACGAGACGGACACGGCGGCGGCGGCGGAGCTGATGCGGCAGGGCACGGCGAAGGTGCGCGAGGGCCTGAACCTGTCCTCCGCGGCGGGAGACGCCCTGGCGCGGCTGGTGGCCGGGGTGCGGGAGATTGGCGAGCACGTGGAGCGGATGGCGGAGGAGAATGCGCGCCAGTCCGCCTCCGGGGAGAGCATCGCCGGGCGCATCCAGCAGCTCTCGGTGCGCTCCACGGAGTCGGTGGCCGGCGTGCAGCAGATTGCCCGCTCCGTGGAGGACCTGCAGTCGCGGGCCTCGCGGCTGAAGGAACTGGCCGCGCGATTCACGGCGCGGGTGGCTGGGGGCAAACCTCCTCGAACCTGA
- a CDS encoding imm11 family protein, whose translation MRIQGQPDVYSILNAVQVVKCIDDRASREVRYWTPEDGRPEKTGQYRAVYGMRIDPIRVGATRVFRPWGWTLSLIVSDEVRAAALAHLGASGVRFEEVCPQPPAP comes from the coding sequence GTGCGCATCCAGGGGCAGCCCGACGTCTACTCCATCCTGAACGCCGTCCAGGTCGTGAAGTGTATCGATGACCGGGCGTCGAGAGAGGTGAGGTACTGGACGCCGGAAGATGGGCGGCCGGAGAAGACGGGGCAGTACCGCGCTGTCTACGGCATGCGCATCGACCCTATCAGGGTCGGCGCCACGCGGGTGTTCCGTCCCTGGGGATGGACCCTCTCCCTCATCGTGTCCGACGAGGTCAGGGCCGCAGCACTGGCCCACCTGGGCGCCTCGGGCGTCAGGTTCGAGGAGGTTTGCCCCCAGCCACCCGCGCCGTGA
- a CDS encoding pentapeptide repeat-containing protein → MGQLNIENQDIENQRLEIDAGNVCFLGPNLTLRNCTLLLKVAARNLILIQPRLINCTIEVKRELKNFPWTHAHLKGCRFTGAMTGSDFGRWSFDEDSERGSIEDCDFTDARLDACRFVDCDLSRMKLPSWPCFTVLDPVGRKSELLARQWPGTMRINVESFTDDLPETLAVTYFAPAVAKRNDTTPEAIRAVLDTLPGVIL, encoded by the coding sequence ATGGGCCAGCTCAACATCGAGAACCAGGACATCGAGAACCAGCGACTCGAAATCGATGCTGGGAATGTCTGCTTCCTGGGTCCCAACCTGACACTCCGCAACTGCACCCTGCTCCTGAAGGTGGCTGCGAGAAACCTGATTCTCATCCAGCCGCGACTCATCAACTGCACCATTGAGGTCAAGAGGGAGCTCAAGAACTTCCCCTGGACTCACGCCCATCTGAAGGGCTGCAGATTCACGGGGGCCATGACCGGAAGTGACTTTGGCCGCTGGTCATTTGACGAGGACTCGGAGCGGGGCAGCATCGAAGACTGCGACTTCACCGATGCGCGCCTGGATGCATGCCGCTTCGTCGACTGTGACCTCAGTCGCATGAAGCTCCCTTCCTGGCCCTGCTTCACCGTGCTCGACCCGGTGGGACGCAAGAGCGAGCTGCTCGCCCGCCAGTGGCCCGGCACCATGCGCATCAACGTGGAGTCCTTCACGGACGACCTCCCGGAGACCCTCGCCGTGACGTACTTCGCCCCCGCCGTGGCGAAGCGCAACGACACCACCCCGGAAGCCATCCGCGCCGTCCTCGACACCCTCCCTGGCGTGATTCTCTGA
- a CDS encoding alpha/beta hydrolase, translating to MRAAIVAGVLGLVTACAGTRESTGVTAKVEEGRPIVIARSYTLESSVLKETRRINVYLPPGYTEGKARPPVLYLLDGGEKEDFPHIAGLAQLGSLSQTIRDMIVVGIEETDRRRDFTYPTSVPDEKKALPTTGGSAAFREFIARELKPWVEARYRTSGESFLIGESLAGLFIVETFLRQPDLFNGYIAVSPSLWWSNQSLSKEAPALLRAQPAGPRTLFLTMGNEGGEMPEMQQGLDVFVAALKEHTPEGLQWHYEPMPNEYHHTIFHPAALTALRKLLPVPPEPPAAEAAPSTSATP from the coding sequence ATGCGGGCAGCAATCGTGGCAGGGGTGTTGGGCCTGGTGACGGCGTGCGCGGGCACGCGTGAGTCCACCGGAGTCACCGCGAAGGTGGAGGAGGGGAGGCCCATCGTCATCGCGCGCTCGTACACGCTGGAGTCGAGCGTGCTGAAGGAGACCCGGCGCATCAACGTGTACCTGCCGCCGGGTTACACGGAGGGAAAGGCCCGCCCGCCCGTGCTGTACCTGCTGGACGGTGGGGAGAAGGAGGACTTCCCGCACATCGCCGGCCTCGCGCAGCTGGGGAGCCTCAGCCAGACCATCCGGGACATGATTGTCGTGGGCATCGAGGAGACGGACCGCAGGCGGGACTTCACCTACCCGACCTCGGTGCCCGACGAGAAGAAGGCGCTGCCGACGACTGGAGGCTCCGCGGCCTTCCGTGAGTTCATCGCCCGCGAGCTGAAGCCGTGGGTGGAGGCGCGCTACCGCACGAGCGGCGAGTCCTTCCTCATCGGCGAGTCCCTGGCGGGCCTCTTCATCGTGGAGACGTTCCTGCGCCAGCCGGACCTCTTCAACGGCTACATCGCCGTGAGCCCGAGCCTGTGGTGGAGCAATCAGTCACTCTCGAAGGAGGCGCCCGCGCTCCTGCGGGCGCAGCCCGCCGGCCCGCGCACGCTCTTCCTGACCATGGGCAACGAGGGGGGCGAGATGCCGGAGATGCAGCAGGGCCTGGACGTCTTCGTCGCCGCCCTGAAGGAGCACACGCCCGAGGGGCTGCAGTGGCACTACGAGCCCATGCCCAACGAGTACCACCACACCATCTTCCACCCGGCCGCGCTCACGGCGCTGCGCAAGCTGCTGCCCGTGCCCCCGGAGCCGCCCGCGGCGGAGGCTGCCCCCTCCACCTCCGCGACGCCCTGA
- a CDS encoding cation diffusion facilitator family transporter → MSHGHAHERTTDNQRRLRLVLILTTLYLAAEVVGGLWTGSLALLADAGHMLTDAGGIALALMGMKFAARPATPERTYGFHRAEILAALTNAVVLIGISLYVVYEAWVRFRSPPTVASAEMVGVAALGLVVNIAGLLILRGGTTESLNMKGAYFEVLSDLLASLAVLLAGAVMWVTGWYSADPLISAAIGLFILPRTWRLLREAVGVLLEGTPATVNLMALREAIQAVPGVESVHDLHVWSLTSGVNAMSVHVVRRDASLSDEVLHAVQTCVRSGFEVAHLTVQVEARGCEATEVHL, encoded by the coding sequence ATGAGTCACGGCCATGCTCACGAGCGCACCACCGACAACCAGCGCCGGCTTCGACTCGTCCTCATCCTCACCACCCTCTACCTGGCGGCGGAGGTGGTGGGGGGCCTCTGGACGGGAAGCCTCGCCCTGCTCGCGGACGCGGGACACATGCTGACCGACGCGGGCGGCATCGCGCTCGCGCTGATGGGGATGAAGTTCGCTGCAAGGCCCGCGACGCCGGAGCGCACCTACGGCTTCCATCGCGCCGAAATCCTCGCGGCCCTCACCAACGCCGTGGTGCTCATCGGCATCTCGCTCTACGTCGTCTACGAGGCCTGGGTGCGCTTCCGCAGCCCTCCCACCGTCGCCAGCGCGGAGATGGTGGGGGTGGCGGCCCTGGGCCTCGTCGTGAACATCGCGGGGTTGCTCATCCTGCGCGGCGGCACCACCGAGAGCCTCAACATGAAGGGGGCTTATTTCGAGGTGCTCTCGGATCTGCTGGCGTCGTTGGCGGTCCTCCTCGCGGGCGCGGTGATGTGGGTGACGGGCTGGTACTCCGCGGATCCGCTCATCTCCGCGGCCATCGGCCTCTTCATCCTCCCACGCACCTGGAGGCTCCTGCGCGAGGCGGTGGGCGTGCTCCTGGAGGGGACGCCCGCGACCGTGAACCTCATGGCGCTGCGGGAGGCGATCCAAGCCGTCCCCGGCGTCGAGAGCGTCCATGACCTGCACGTCTGGTCGCTCACCTCGGGGGTCAACGCCATGAGTGTGCACGTCGTCCGCCGCGACGCCTCCCTTTCAGATGAAGTCCTCCACGCGGTCCAGACGTGCGTCCGCTCCGGCTTCGAGGTGGCCCACCTCACCGTCCAGGTGGAGGCCCGAGGATGTGAGGCCACCGAGGTGCACCTCTGA
- a CDS encoding P-II family nitrogen regulator, which translates to MKEIQVIIQPFKLSAVTDALQAIPGVGGITALDVRGFGHQRGQNGLERPARGSVNYTQKVMLILAVPDDVVASVLATIEKHAHTGNPGDGKVFVLPVEDALRIRTGARGGGAL; encoded by the coding sequence ATGAAGGAGATTCAGGTCATCATCCAGCCCTTCAAGCTGAGCGCTGTCACCGACGCGCTCCAGGCCATCCCCGGTGTGGGCGGCATCACCGCCCTGGACGTGCGGGGTTTCGGGCACCAGCGCGGGCAGAACGGCCTGGAGCGGCCCGCGCGCGGCTCCGTCAACTACACGCAGAAGGTCATGCTCATCCTCGCGGTGCCGGACGACGTGGTGGCGTCCGTCCTCGCCACCATCGAGAAGCACGCGCATACGGGCAACCCGGGGGACGGGAAGGTCTTCGTCCTGCCGGTCGAGGATGCCCTGCGCATCCGCACGGGCGCCCGCGGAGGAGGTGCGCTGTGA
- a CDS encoding efflux RND transporter permease subunit, with amino-acid sequence MFDKIIHFSIRNRFLVFVLTAVLIGFGLYALKSLPIDAVPDVTNVQVQVLTTSAGLGPVEVEKFVTVPVETAMSGLPDTEEIRSVSKFGLSVVTVVFKDDVDIYFARQLVQERLTTAKESIPEGYGTPEMGPISSGLGEIYQFEVRGEGKSPMELRSILEWQISPRLRGVPGVVEVNAFGGELKTYEVQLDPAQLAAYGLSLEQVFQALEENNANAGGAYIARAQEQVLIRGEGVVESLDDIANIVVSTSAQGTPVFIRNVAEVKFAPQVRQGAVTRDGRGEAVTGIVMMLIGQNSRAVVEDVKVVVEKIRPTLPQGVTLETFYDRTDLVRKTIHTVARNLIEGGLLVVVVLFLMLRNLRAGLIVASAIPLCMLTAFIGMRELGISGNLMSLGAIDFGLIVDGALIIIENSVRHIAEKNHQLGRALTREERDEVAYRSAIEMVRPASFGVGIIAVVYLPILSLTGIEGKMFRPMAITVICALAGAFVLSLTLVPALASLALPRKVQEKESFLIVGARKVYEPALAWCLRRRKAVVGIAVGVLALSLATVPFLGAEFIPRLDEGALALQAWRVPSVSLEESVRQTTLIERVLKRFPEVVTAVSRTGRAEIATDPMGVEISDILVMLKPHEEWTTAKDREGLIAAMDEALRKEVPGSVFSYSQPIELRVSELISGVRSDLAVKLYGEDLDVLKKTGDRLVAALAKVPGAADVKAEQVAGLPVARIQVDRQAIARYGINVRQVLDTIETIGGREVGTVLEGQKRFALQVRFKPEARATVEGLGTLKVASPSGQLIPLSELAKVVVEEGPAQVSRENIQRRLTIEGNVRGRDLQGFAAEAQAVVAREVPLPPGYWLEWGGQFENLQSAGRRLAIVVPLTLFLIFVLLYSSFGAVRPAVLIYLNIPFAVTGGLLALLVRGMPLSISAAVGFIALFGVAVLNGLVLVSYMRQLRQEGRAPAEAARDAAHLRLRPVLTTALVASLGFIPMAFASGAGAEVQKPLATVVIGGLLSSTLLTLLVLPTVYTWFDRDRPAAVPVPPEDAPGGAAHPRVVEGGVS; translated from the coding sequence ATGTTCGACAAAATCATCCACTTCTCCATCCGCAACCGCTTCCTCGTCTTCGTCCTGACAGCGGTCCTCATCGGCTTCGGCCTCTACGCGCTCAAGAGCCTGCCCATCGACGCCGTCCCGGACGTCACCAACGTGCAGGTCCAGGTCCTCACCACCTCTGCCGGGCTGGGCCCCGTGGAGGTGGAGAAGTTCGTCACCGTCCCCGTGGAGACGGCGATGAGCGGGCTGCCGGACACCGAGGAGATCCGTTCGGTCTCCAAGTTCGGCCTCTCCGTCGTCACCGTCGTCTTCAAGGACGACGTCGACATCTACTTCGCCCGCCAGCTCGTCCAGGAGCGGCTCACCACCGCGAAGGAGAGCATCCCCGAGGGCTACGGCACGCCGGAGATGGGGCCCATCTCCAGCGGCCTGGGTGAAATCTACCAGTTCGAGGTGAGGGGCGAGGGCAAGAGCCCCATGGAGCTGCGCTCCATCCTGGAGTGGCAGATCTCCCCGCGCCTGCGCGGCGTCCCCGGCGTCGTGGAGGTGAACGCCTTCGGCGGCGAGCTGAAGACCTACGAGGTGCAGTTGGATCCGGCACAACTGGCCGCCTACGGGCTGTCCCTGGAGCAGGTCTTCCAGGCCCTGGAGGAGAACAACGCCAACGCCGGCGGCGCCTACATCGCGCGGGCCCAGGAGCAGGTCCTCATTCGCGGCGAGGGAGTCGTCGAGTCGCTGGACGACATCGCCAACATCGTTGTCTCCACCTCCGCGCAGGGCACGCCCGTATTCATCCGAAACGTGGCGGAGGTGAAGTTCGCGCCCCAGGTGCGCCAGGGCGCGGTCACCCGCGACGGCCGGGGCGAGGCCGTCACCGGCATCGTGATGATGCTCATCGGCCAGAACTCGCGCGCCGTGGTGGAGGACGTGAAGGTCGTGGTCGAGAAGATCCGCCCCACGCTGCCCCAGGGCGTGACGCTGGAGACCTTCTACGACCGCACGGACCTGGTGCGCAAAACCATCCACACGGTGGCCCGGAACCTCATCGAGGGCGGCCTCCTGGTGGTGGTGGTGCTCTTCCTCATGCTGCGCAACCTGCGCGCCGGGCTCATCGTCGCCAGCGCGATTCCCCTCTGCATGCTGACGGCATTCATCGGCATGCGCGAGTTGGGCATCTCCGGCAACCTGATGAGCCTGGGGGCCATCGACTTCGGCCTCATCGTCGACGGTGCGCTCATCATCATCGAGAACTCGGTGCGGCACATCGCGGAGAAGAACCACCAGCTCGGCCGGGCCCTGACCCGTGAGGAGCGGGACGAGGTGGCGTACCGCAGCGCCATCGAGATGGTTCGCCCCGCCTCCTTCGGCGTGGGCATCATCGCGGTCGTCTACCTGCCCATCCTCAGCCTCACCGGCATCGAGGGGAAGATGTTCCGCCCCATGGCCATCACGGTCATCTGCGCGCTCGCGGGGGCCTTCGTTCTCTCCCTCACCCTCGTGCCCGCGCTCGCCTCCCTTGCCCTGCCGCGCAAGGTGCAAGAGAAGGAGAGCTTCCTCATCGTCGGGGCGCGCAAGGTGTACGAGCCTGCGCTCGCCTGGTGTCTGCGGCGCCGCAAGGCGGTGGTGGGCATCGCGGTGGGCGTCCTCGCGCTGAGCCTCGCCACCGTGCCCTTCCTGGGGGCGGAGTTCATCCCCCGGCTGGATGAAGGGGCGCTCGCGCTCCAGGCATGGCGCGTGCCCTCCGTGTCGCTGGAGGAGTCCGTGCGGCAGACGACCCTCATCGAGCGGGTGCTCAAGCGCTTCCCCGAGGTGGTGACGGCCGTCTCTCGCACGGGGCGGGCGGAGATCGCCACCGACCCGATGGGCGTCGAGATTTCCGACATCCTCGTGATGCTCAAGCCTCATGAGGAGTGGACGACCGCGAAGGACCGGGAGGGGCTCATCGCGGCCATGGACGAGGCCCTGCGCAAGGAGGTGCCCGGGAGCGTCTTCAGCTACTCCCAGCCCATCGAGCTGCGCGTGAGCGAGCTCATCTCCGGCGTGCGCTCGGACCTCGCCGTGAAGCTCTACGGGGAAGACCTGGACGTGCTGAAGAAGACGGGAGACCGGCTGGTGGCCGCGCTCGCGAAGGTGCCCGGCGCGGCCGACGTCAAGGCGGAGCAGGTGGCTGGCTTGCCGGTGGCCCGCATCCAGGTGGACCGCCAGGCCATTGCCCGTTACGGCATCAACGTTCGCCAGGTGCTGGACACCATTGAGACCATCGGCGGCCGGGAAGTCGGCACGGTGCTGGAGGGCCAGAAGCGCTTCGCCCTCCAGGTGCGCTTCAAGCCCGAGGCGCGGGCGACGGTGGAGGGGCTGGGGACGCTCAAGGTGGCCAGCCCGTCGGGCCAGCTCATCCCGCTGTCCGAGCTCGCGAAGGTGGTGGTGGAGGAGGGCCCGGCCCAGGTGAGCCGGGAGAACATCCAGCGCCGCCTCACCATTGAAGGCAACGTGCGCGGGCGCGACTTGCAGGGCTTCGCGGCCGAGGCCCAGGCGGTCGTCGCGCGCGAGGTGCCGCTGCCGCCCGGCTACTGGCTCGAATGGGGTGGCCAGTTCGAGAACCTCCAGTCCGCGGGCCGGCGGCTCGCTATCGTCGTGCCGCTCACCCTCTTCCTCATCTTCGTGTTGCTCTACAGCAGCTTTGGCGCGGTGCGCCCCGCGGTCCTCATCTACCTCAACATCCCCTTCGCGGTGACGGGCGGACTCCTGGCGCTGCTGGTGCGCGGCATGCCGCTCTCCATCTCCGCGGCCGTGGGCTTCATCGCCCTCTTCGGCGTGGCCGTCCTCAACGGCCTGGTGCTGGTGAGCTACATGCGGCAGCTGCGTCAGGAGGGGCGCGCCCCGGCGGAAGCTGCCCGCGACGCGGCGCACCTGCGCCTGCGGCCCGTCCTCACGACGGCGCTGGTGGCCAGCCTGGGCTTCATCCCCATGGCCTTCGCCTCCGGGGCGGGGGCGGAGGTGCAGAAGCCGCTGGCCACCGTCGTCATCGGCGGGCTGCTCAGCTCCACCCTCCTGACGTTGCTGGTGCTGCCTACCGTCTACACCTGGTTCGACCGGGACCGGCCGGCCGCGGTCCCCGTGCCTCCGGAAGACGCTCCAGGCGGAGCGGCCCATCCCCGTGTCGTTGAAGGAGGCGTGTCATGA